Proteins encoded together in one Streptomyces asoensis window:
- a CDS encoding PhzF family phenazine biosynthesis protein, translating to MTDYDVLRVFCAPNGGYGNELGVVREGSVLPDRQDRQDLAAKLGFGETVFVDDPERGVVDVYTPTARLPFADHSCVGVAWLLDVPELVTPAGTLGTRLDGEFNWIEARAEWAPPCTFRQYASAAEVDDLAVPAPGGETAADLPLGESRGTLYAWAWEDEPAGRIRARGFPARGDGVDEDEATGAAALLLTERLGRALNITQGAGSQILTAPQPFGWVELGGRVFLER from the coding sequence GTGACTGATTACGACGTGCTCCGCGTCTTCTGCGCGCCGAACGGCGGCTACGGCAACGAACTGGGCGTGGTCCGCGAGGGCTCGGTGCTGCCCGACCGCCAGGACCGGCAGGACCTCGCGGCGAAACTGGGCTTCGGCGAGACCGTCTTCGTCGACGACCCCGAGCGCGGGGTCGTCGACGTCTACACGCCCACCGCACGGCTGCCCTTCGCGGACCACTCGTGCGTCGGCGTCGCCTGGCTGCTCGACGTGCCCGAACTCGTCACACCGGCCGGAACCCTGGGCACCCGCCTGGACGGGGAGTTCAACTGGATCGAGGCGCGGGCCGAGTGGGCCCCGCCGTGCACGTTCCGTCAGTACGCGAGCGCCGCCGAGGTCGACGATCTCGCCGTCCCCGCGCCCGGCGGCGAAACCGCGGCGGACCTCCCCCTGGGGGAGAGCCGGGGCACGCTCTACGCCTGGGCCTGGGAGGACGAGCCGGCCGGCCGCATCCGCGCCCGCGGCTTCCCCGCCCGTGGCGACGGCGTCGACGAGGACGAGGCGACGGGCGCGGCGGCGCTGCTGCTCACCGAGCGGCTGGGCCGCGCCCTGAACATCACCCAGGGCGCCGGCTCCCAGATCCTGACGGCCCCGCAGCCGTTCGGCTGGGTGGAGCTCGGCGGACGGGTGTTCCTGGAGCGCTGA
- the efeO gene encoding iron uptake system protein EfeO, giving the protein MRAARLSVVTAVTAVTALAAVTGCTSKSDAKDGDRVIGVTATDSTCVTSKKEISAGHLELAIENKGSKVTEVYILFPDDRIVSERENIGPGTKQRVTAEVKAGDYRIACKPGMKGTGIRQNLKVTGGSVAERDPRLDKAVAAYREYAQEQADATLPLVATFVKAIQAGNLEAAKAAYAPSRIGWERTEPVAESFGDIDPKVDVRADGLEAGQTWTGWHRLEKALWQDKKITATEKTLAGQLTTDLTDWQKRVGKAEITPTSMANGAKELLDEVATGKVTGEEERYSHTDLIDFKANVEGAQKSYELLKPVAQENDAALVTDLDKQFAALNTLLDKYRPNTSSYAFTSYDKVGAAGRKELSDAVNALAEPLSKLAAAVAK; this is encoded by the coding sequence ATGCGAGCCGCCAGACTGTCCGTCGTCACCGCCGTCACCGCCGTGACCGCACTGGCCGCCGTCACCGGCTGCACCTCGAAGAGCGACGCGAAGGACGGCGACCGCGTCATCGGCGTGACCGCCACCGACTCCACGTGCGTGACCTCCAAGAAGGAGATCTCCGCCGGGCACCTCGAACTCGCCATCGAGAACAAGGGCTCCAAGGTCACCGAGGTCTACATCCTCTTCCCCGACGACCGGATCGTCAGCGAGCGCGAGAACATCGGCCCCGGCACCAAGCAGCGGGTCACCGCCGAGGTGAAGGCCGGTGACTACCGGATCGCCTGCAAGCCCGGTATGAAGGGCACCGGCATCCGCCAGAACCTCAAGGTCACCGGCGGCTCGGTCGCCGAGCGCGACCCGCGCCTGGACAAGGCCGTCGCCGCCTACCGCGAGTACGCGCAGGAACAGGCCGACGCCACGCTGCCGCTCGTCGCGACCTTCGTGAAGGCGATCCAGGCCGGGAACCTCGAGGCCGCCAAGGCGGCCTACGCGCCCTCCCGCATCGGCTGGGAGCGCACCGAGCCGGTCGCGGAGTCCTTCGGCGACATCGACCCGAAGGTCGACGTCCGCGCCGACGGCCTGGAGGCCGGTCAGACGTGGACCGGCTGGCACCGGCTGGAGAAGGCCCTCTGGCAGGACAAGAAGATCACCGCCACCGAGAAGACCCTCGCCGGGCAGCTCACGACCGACCTGACCGACTGGCAGAAGCGGGTCGGCAAGGCCGAGATCACCCCCACCTCCATGGCCAACGGCGCCAAGGAACTCCTGGACGAGGTCGCCACCGGCAAGGTCACCGGCGAGGAGGAGCGCTACTCGCACACCGACCTCATCGACTTCAAGGCCAACGTCGAGGGCGCCCAGAAGTCGTACGAGCTGCTCAAGCCGGTCGCCCAGGAGAACGACGCGGCCCTGGTCACCGACCTGGACAAGCAGTTCGCCGCGCTGAACACGCTCCTGGACAAGTACCGGCCGAACACGTCGTCGTACGCGTTCACCTCGTACGACAAGGTCGGCGCCGCCGGCCGCAAGGAACTGTCCGACGCGGTCAACGCGCTCGCCGAGCCGCTGTCGAAGCTCGCCGCCGCCGTCGCGAAGTAA
- the efeB gene encoding iron uptake transporter deferrochelatase/peroxidase subunit, with translation MTDTQGSSPTRRSLIGWGGAGLALGAAAAGGAVAMTRTGDDVVPAGADTGAAVDFHGVNQAGIATPVQDRLHFAAFDVTTTDRAEFVQVLKAWTEAARRMTAGKAVGEGAFGGLAEAPPDDTGEALGLKPSRLTLTIGFGPSLFKKFDLAGRRPDALVDLPTFAGDALDAARSNGDLCVQACADDPQVAVHAIRNLARIGMGKVVIRWSQLGFGKTSSTTPDAQTPRNLMGFKDGTRNIAGTETDRLKKFVWVGEKDGPDWMTGGSYLVARRIRMHIETWDRTSLQEQEDIFGRDKGEGAPVGKAKERDEPFLKAMKPDAHVRLAHPDSNHGTTILRRGYSFTDGTDGLGRLEAGLFFLAYQRDVREGFIRVQRNLATDALNEYIQHVGSAVFAVPPGVRDKDDWWGRTLFSKEA, from the coding sequence ATGACGGACACCCAGGGCAGCAGCCCCACCCGCCGGTCGCTGATCGGCTGGGGCGGGGCGGGCCTCGCGCTCGGCGCCGCGGCGGCGGGCGGCGCGGTGGCGATGACGCGTACCGGCGACGACGTCGTACCGGCGGGCGCGGACACGGGCGCGGCGGTCGACTTCCACGGCGTGAACCAGGCGGGGATCGCCACGCCCGTCCAGGACCGGCTGCACTTCGCCGCGTTCGACGTGACGACCACCGACCGCGCCGAGTTCGTCCAGGTCCTCAAGGCCTGGACCGAGGCCGCCCGCCGGATGACGGCCGGCAAGGCGGTCGGCGAGGGCGCGTTCGGCGGTCTCGCCGAGGCGCCGCCGGACGACACCGGCGAGGCCCTGGGACTCAAGCCGTCCCGGCTGACGCTGACGATCGGCTTCGGGCCGTCCCTGTTCAAGAAGTTCGACCTCGCCGGCCGGCGGCCCGACGCCCTCGTCGACCTGCCGACGTTCGCCGGGGACGCGCTCGACGCGGCCCGCAGCAACGGCGACCTGTGCGTGCAGGCCTGCGCGGACGATCCGCAGGTCGCCGTGCACGCGATCCGCAACCTGGCCCGGATCGGCATGGGCAAGGTCGTCATCCGCTGGTCGCAGCTCGGCTTCGGCAAGACCTCGTCCACGACGCCGGACGCGCAGACCCCGCGCAACCTGATGGGCTTCAAGGACGGCACCCGCAACATCGCGGGCACCGAGACCGACCGGCTGAAGAAGTTCGTGTGGGTCGGCGAGAAGGACGGTCCCGACTGGATGACGGGCGGCTCCTACCTCGTCGCCCGCCGGATCCGGATGCACATCGAGACCTGGGACCGCACCTCGCTCCAGGAGCAGGAGGACATCTTCGGCCGCGACAAGGGCGAGGGTGCTCCGGTGGGCAAGGCGAAGGAACGCGACGAGCCGTTCCTGAAGGCGATGAAGCCCGACGCGCACGTGCGGCTCGCGCACCCCGACTCCAACCACGGGACGACGATCCTGCGCCGCGGGTACTCCTTCACGGACGGCACCGACGGTCTGGGCCGTCTGGAGGCGGGCCTGTTCTTCCTCGCCTACCAGCGTGACGTGCGCGAGGGATTCATCCGCGTGCAGCGCAACCTCGCGACCGACGCGCTCAACGAGTACATCCAGCACGTGGGTTCGGCCGTCTTCGCCGTCCCGCCGGGCGTCCGCGACAAGGACGACTGGTGGGGCCGGACGCTGTTCTCCAAGGAGGCCTAG
- the efeU gene encoding iron uptake transporter permease EfeU: MFSNYLIGLREGLEASLVVCILIAYLVKTGRRDALKPVWTGIAIAVVIAMGFGCVLEFGSQELTFQAQEALGGSLSILAVGLVTWMVFWMRRTARHLKSELHGKLDAALAMGTGALVATAFLAVGREGLETALFVWASVHAAGDGTPRPLVGVALGLATAVLLGWLFYRGALRINLAKFFTWTGGMLVVVAAGVLAYGVHDLQEADLIPGLNSLAFDISGTIPPDSWYGTLLKGVFNFQPDPTVLQITVWLLYLVPTLALFLAPVGFASGKGKVKSPDEQGTQPGDRGSAQSRAPQA; encoded by the coding sequence GTGTTCTCCAACTATCTGATCGGACTGCGCGAGGGCCTGGAGGCCAGCCTCGTCGTCTGCATCCTCATCGCCTACCTGGTCAAGACGGGCCGCAGGGACGCGCTGAAGCCGGTGTGGACCGGCATCGCCATCGCGGTCGTCATCGCGATGGGCTTCGGCTGCGTCCTCGAATTCGGTTCGCAGGAACTGACGTTCCAGGCGCAGGAGGCGCTCGGCGGCTCCCTGTCGATCCTCGCCGTCGGTCTGGTGACCTGGATGGTGTTCTGGATGCGGCGCACCGCCCGGCACCTGAAGTCCGAGCTGCACGGCAAGCTGGACGCGGCGCTCGCCATGGGCACCGGCGCGCTGGTCGCCACCGCGTTCCTCGCCGTCGGCCGGGAGGGCCTGGAGACCGCCCTGTTCGTGTGGGCGTCGGTGCACGCGGCCGGCGACGGCACCCCGCGCCCGCTGGTCGGCGTGGCGCTGGGCCTGGCCACGGCCGTCCTGCTGGGCTGGCTGTTCTACCGCGGGGCCCTGCGGATCAACCTCGCGAAGTTCTTCACCTGGACGGGGGGCATGCTCGTCGTGGTGGCCGCGGGCGTCCTGGCGTACGGCGTCCACGACCTCCAGGAGGCCGACCTGATCCCGGGTCTGAACAGCCTGGCCTTCGACATCAGCGGCACGATCCCGCCGGACAGCTGGTACGGCACGCTGCTCAAGGGCGTGTTCAACTTCCAGCCCGATCCGACGGTCCTCCAGATCACGGTGTGGCTGCTCTACCTCGTCCCGACACTCGCGCTCTTCCTCGCCCCGGTAGGGTTCGCCTCCGGGAAGGGGAAGGTGAAGTCACCTGATGAGCAGGGAACGCAGCCTGGCGACCGGGGTTCCGCGCAGTCGAGGGCTCCGCAGGCGTGA
- a CDS encoding bifunctional DNA primase/polymerase, with translation MSAEFGGRTGLWGRFSQWLRASGPAEAADEGGREALLLAAAGAGLPLAPAAHPAPGYGCSCDRVGCPTPARHPVSFAWQTQSTTDRGQIERWARHQPQANFITATGMTHDVLDVPLEAGREALERLLDAGVEVGPVAESDDGRMLLFTLTRGTPEDEDEWWPCELDCHPETMDEHPGLRWHCRGSYVLVPPARLPGDDGRSVHWLRGPEHALPDPLTLLETLTDACARHADPQPHPPWPTRH, from the coding sequence ATGAGCGCGGAGTTCGGCGGCCGGACCGGCCTGTGGGGCAGATTCTCGCAGTGGCTGCGCGCGAGCGGCCCGGCCGAGGCCGCCGACGAGGGCGGCCGTGAGGCCCTGCTGCTGGCCGCCGCCGGAGCGGGACTCCCGCTCGCGCCCGCCGCGCACCCGGCCCCCGGTTACGGGTGCTCCTGCGACCGGGTCGGCTGTCCGACCCCCGCCCGGCACCCGGTGTCCTTCGCCTGGCAGACGCAGTCCACCACCGACCGCGGGCAGATCGAGCGCTGGGCCCGCCACCAACCGCAGGCCAACTTCATCACCGCCACCGGCATGACGCACGACGTCCTCGACGTGCCGCTGGAGGCGGGCCGCGAGGCGCTGGAGCGGCTGCTCGACGCCGGAGTCGAGGTCGGCCCGGTCGCGGAGAGCGACGACGGCCGCATGCTCTTGTTCACCCTCACCCGCGGCACCCCCGAGGACGAGGACGAGTGGTGGCCGTGCGAGCTGGACTGCCACCCGGAGACCATGGACGAGCACCCCGGCCTGCGCTGGCACTGCCGGGGCTCCTACGTCCTGGTGCCGCCGGCCCGGCTCCCGGGTGACGACGGCCGCTCCGTGCACTGGCTGCGCGGCCCCGAGCACGCGCTGCCGGACCCGCTGACCCTGCTGGAAACCCTCACCGACGCCTGCGCCCGCCACGCCGACCCCCAGCCCCACCCCCCCTGGCCCACCCGCCACTGA
- a CDS encoding TetR/AcrR family transcriptional regulator: MVTQSGKPAPDTARRSERSRRAIYDAALALVAEAGYPKTTIEGIAARAGVGKQTIYRWWGSKADVLLEAFLDLSEQAARDAGAPDGEPYAIPDTGDLAADIKAVLRATVDQLTDPRFEAPSRALAAEGVVDEQVGREFTAKLMEPSIRLYVDRLRAAQEAGQVRADLDPRIALEFFISPLAQRWLQYTGPISYEYTDTLVDYALHGLAPR; this comes from the coding sequence ATGGTCACCCAGTCCGGAAAGCCGGCCCCCGACACCGCCCGCCGCAGCGAGCGGTCCCGGCGCGCCATCTACGACGCCGCCCTCGCCCTCGTCGCGGAGGCCGGCTATCCGAAGACCACGATCGAGGGCATCGCCGCCCGCGCCGGCGTCGGCAAGCAGACCATCTACCGCTGGTGGGGGTCGAAGGCCGACGTCCTGCTGGAGGCGTTCCTCGACCTCAGCGAGCAGGCGGCGCGGGACGCCGGGGCGCCGGACGGGGAGCCGTACGCCATCCCCGACACCGGCGACCTGGCCGCCGACATCAAGGCCGTGCTGCGGGCCACCGTCGACCAGCTCACCGACCCCCGGTTCGAGGCGCCCTCCCGCGCCCTGGCCGCCGAGGGCGTGGTCGACGAGCAGGTGGGCCGCGAGTTCACGGCCAAGCTGATGGAACCGTCCATCCGGCTGTACGTCGACCGGCTGCGCGCCGCCCAGGAGGCCGGCCAGGTGCGCGCCGACCTCGACCCGCGGATCGCCCTGGAGTTCTTCATCTCCCCGCTCGCCCAGCGCTGGCTCCAGTACACGGGGCCGATCTCCTACGAGTACACCGACACCCTCGTCGACTACGCCCTGCACGGCCTCGCGCCCCGGTGA
- a CDS encoding Gfo/Idh/MocA family protein, whose translation MTTDTVRWGILATGGIAAAFTADLIDLPDAEVVAVASRSEPAAKAFADRFGIPRAYGDWASLAADEDIDVVYVATPHAAHRAAAGLCLEAGRNVLCEKAFTLNLREAEELVALARSGGRFLMEAMWMYCNPVVRRLKALVDDGAIGEVRTVQADFGLEGPFPPSHRLRDPAQGGGALLDLGVYPVSFAHLLLGEPSGVSARAVLSPEGVDLQTVLALSWDSGALAALHCSLVGGTGTTASVTGSRGRIDIPAGFFHPDRLVLHRAGRDPEEFTADPADGPRTTFRHEAREVMRALRAGETESPLIPLDGSLAVMRTLDAVRERIGVRYPGEDA comes from the coding sequence ATGACGACGGACACGGTGCGGTGGGGGATCCTGGCGACCGGAGGGATCGCCGCCGCGTTCACGGCGGACCTGATCGACCTGCCCGACGCGGAGGTCGTCGCGGTCGCCTCGCGTTCCGAGCCCGCCGCGAAGGCGTTCGCCGACCGGTTCGGCATACCCCGGGCGTACGGCGACTGGGCGTCGCTGGCCGCCGACGAGGACATCGATGTCGTCTACGTCGCCACCCCGCACGCCGCGCACCGCGCCGCCGCCGGACTCTGTCTCGAGGCCGGCCGCAACGTGCTGTGCGAGAAGGCGTTCACGCTGAACCTGCGCGAGGCCGAGGAACTCGTCGCGCTGGCCCGCTCCGGCGGACGCTTCCTGATGGAGGCGATGTGGATGTACTGCAACCCGGTCGTCCGCCGCCTCAAGGCCCTCGTCGACGACGGCGCGATCGGCGAGGTCCGCACCGTGCAGGCCGACTTCGGCCTGGAAGGGCCCTTCCCGCCCTCGCACCGGCTGCGGGACCCCGCCCAGGGCGGCGGCGCCCTCCTCGACCTCGGTGTCTACCCGGTGTCCTTCGCCCACCTGCTGCTCGGTGAGCCCTCGGGCGTCTCGGCCCGGGCCGTCCTGTCCCCCGAGGGCGTCGACCTCCAGACGGTCCTGGCGCTGTCCTGGGACTCCGGCGCGCTCGCGGCCCTGCACTGCTCCCTCGTGGGCGGTACGGGCACCACGGCCTCGGTGACCGGCTCGCGCGGCCGCATCGACATCCCCGCCGGCTTCTTCCACCCGGACCGTCTCGTCCTGCACCGCGCCGGGCGCGACCCCGAGGAGTTCACGGCCGACCCCGCGGACGGGCCCCGCACGACGTTCCGCCACGAGGCCCGTGAGGTGATGCGCGCGCTGCGGGCCGGTGAGACCGAGTCCCCGCTGATCCCGCTCGACGGCAGCCTCGCGGTGATGCGGACCCTCGACGCGGTCCGCGAGCGGATCGGCGTGCGCTACCCCGGGGAAGACGCGTAA
- a CDS encoding multidrug effflux MFS transporter produces the protein MPEGGATAGAVRRAATGASTGEGAGPGLPARRRAGLLVTLVLGGLTATPPLSMDMYLPALPEVTRSLHAPAATVQLTLTACLAGMALGQLVVGPMSDRWGRRRPLLAGLVVYVVATALCALAPTVELLVACRLVQGLAGAAGIVIARAVVRDLYDGVAMARFFSTLMLISGVAPVVAPLIGAQVLRATDWRGVFLVLTGVGLLLAVVVWTRLPETLPAADRHAGGVGEALHSMRRLLADPLFTGYLLTGGFAFAALFAYISASPFVVQEIYGASPQTFGLLFGANSVGLVLVGQLNGRVLVGRVRLDRVLAVGLAVVVLAATALLLMTTGVFGEVGLVPVAAALFVLMSAMGVTLPNAQTLALLRVRHSAGSASALLGTSSFLIGAIASPLVGIAGERTAVPMAVVQLAAALVAAACFVGMCRPWTKAGAEDGGPRARVTPRAEEGN, from the coding sequence ATGCCGGAGGGCGGGGCCACGGCCGGTGCGGTGCGCCGCGCCGCGACGGGCGCGAGCACGGGCGAGGGAGCGGGGCCCGGTCTGCCCGCCCGGCGGCGGGCGGGGCTGCTCGTCACCCTGGTGCTGGGCGGTCTGACCGCCACGCCCCCGCTGTCGATGGACATGTACCTCCCGGCGCTGCCCGAGGTGACCCGCTCGCTGCACGCGCCCGCCGCGACCGTGCAGCTCACGCTGACCGCGTGTCTGGCCGGCATGGCGCTGGGGCAGCTGGTCGTCGGCCCGATGAGCGACCGGTGGGGGCGCAGGCGCCCGCTGCTCGCCGGGCTCGTCGTCTACGTGGTGGCGACCGCCCTGTGCGCCCTCGCGCCCACCGTCGAGCTGCTGGTCGCCTGCCGGCTGGTACAGGGGCTGGCGGGCGCGGCCGGGATAGTGATCGCGCGGGCCGTCGTACGCGATCTGTACGACGGTGTGGCGATGGCCCGGTTCTTCTCCACCCTGATGCTGATCTCCGGGGTCGCGCCGGTCGTGGCACCGCTGATCGGGGCGCAGGTCCTGCGGGCGACGGACTGGCGGGGCGTGTTCCTGGTCCTCACGGGCGTGGGGCTGCTGCTGGCCGTGGTCGTGTGGACCAGGCTGCCGGAGACGCTGCCCGCCGCCGACCGGCACGCGGGCGGGGTCGGCGAGGCCCTGCACTCGATGCGCCGGCTGCTCGCGGACCCCCTGTTCACCGGCTACCTCCTCACGGGCGGCTTCGCCTTCGCCGCCCTGTTCGCGTACATCAGCGCCTCGCCGTTCGTGGTCCAGGAGATCTACGGCGCCTCGCCGCAGACGTTCGGGCTGCTGTTCGGCGCGAACTCCGTCGGGCTGGTGCTGGTCGGCCAGCTCAACGGCAGGGTGCTGGTGGGCCGGGTCCGGCTCGACCGGGTGCTGGCCGTCGGCCTCGCGGTGGTCGTGCTGGCCGCGACCGCGCTGCTGCTGATGACCACGGGCGTGTTCGGCGAGGTCGGGCTGGTCCCGGTGGCGGCCGCGCTGTTCGTCCTGATGTCCGCGATGGGCGTCACCCTGCCCAACGCGCAGACCCTCGCCCTGCTGCGGGTGCGGCACTCCGCCGGTTCCGCCTCCGCGCTCCTCGGTACGTCCTCCTTCCTCATCGGCGCGATCGCCTCCCCGCTCGTCGGGATCGCCGGTGAGCGCACCGCCGTCCCGATGGCCGTCGTCCAGTTGGCCGCCGCACTGGTGGCGGCGGCCTGCTTCGTGGGAATGTGCCGTCCCTGGACCAAGGCGGGCGCCGAGGACGGAGGTCCGCGCGCCCGAGTGACGCCGAGAGCGGAGGAAGGGAACTGA
- a CDS encoding serine hydrolase domain-containing protein, protein MPSLDQGGRRGRRSARPSDAESGGRELSAPKLRVDTPERAGLDPQETRLLVRDVVDLTTGDRPWTAGAVVVAGRGPVIAVREAAGWAVRYSAYDPVADAGVELPAGARIPMTVDTPFDLASLTKLFTSVAAVQQIERGTLGIDARVGAYLPDFHAAAAHDITVRQLLTHTSGLRPELPLYEYADDADRWEALRAQTPVGAPGAYVYSDLNMLLLQRLLERLTGRTLDVLVREGITRPLGMSSTDFGPCPGAAATEDQRRPWAKADRGMLRGVVHDENAWALGGVAGHAGLFSTGDDLAVFCRTLLAGGSYGPARILGPDFVELLLTPPGLGFAVDRPWFMGELSGEGAAGHTGFTGTSLVLDPATDTFVVLLANAVHPVRRPPDSAPRALLGTRMAMAVR, encoded by the coding sequence GTGCCGTCCCTGGACCAAGGCGGGCGCCGAGGACGGAGGTCCGCGCGCCCGAGTGACGCCGAGAGCGGAGGAAGGGAACTGAGCGCACCGAAGCTGCGCGTCGACACACCCGAACGGGCCGGGCTCGATCCGCAGGAGACGCGACTCCTCGTCCGCGACGTCGTGGACCTCACCACCGGCGACCGGCCCTGGACGGCGGGCGCCGTGGTGGTCGCCGGGCGCGGCCCGGTGATCGCCGTGCGCGAGGCGGCGGGCTGGGCGGTCCGGTACTCGGCGTACGACCCGGTGGCCGACGCGGGGGTGGAGCTCCCGGCGGGGGCGCGGATCCCGATGACCGTCGACACTCCGTTCGACCTGGCGTCCCTCACCAAGCTGTTCACGTCGGTCGCGGCGGTGCAGCAGATCGAGCGCGGGACCCTCGGCATCGACGCGCGGGTGGGCGCCTATCTGCCCGACTTCCACGCGGCGGCCGCCCATGACATCACCGTCCGCCAGCTCCTGACCCACACCTCCGGGCTGCGCCCCGAGCTGCCGCTGTACGAGTACGCGGACGACGCCGACCGCTGGGAGGCGCTACGCGCGCAGACGCCGGTCGGCGCACCGGGCGCGTACGTGTACTCGGACCTGAACATGCTGCTGCTCCAGCGGCTCCTGGAGCGGCTGACGGGCCGCACCCTGGACGTCCTCGTGCGGGAGGGCATCACCCGTCCGCTGGGCATGTCGTCGACCGACTTCGGGCCGTGTCCGGGCGCGGCGGCGACCGAGGACCAGCGACGGCCCTGGGCGAAGGCGGACCGGGGGATGCTGCGGGGTGTCGTGCACGACGAGAACGCCTGGGCGCTGGGCGGGGTGGCCGGTCACGCGGGCCTGTTCTCCACGGGAGACGACCTGGCGGTGTTCTGCCGCACCCTGCTGGCGGGCGGTTCGTACGGTCCGGCGCGCATCCTCGGCCCCGACTTCGTGGAACTGCTGCTCACCCCGCCGGGGCTGGGTTTCGCGGTGGACCGGCCGTGGTTCATGGGCGAGCTGTCCGGCGAGGGCGCGGCGGGACACACCGGGTTCACGGGGACCTCGCTGGTGCTGGACCCTGCGACGGACACGTTCGTGGTGCTGCTGGCCAACGCGGTGCATCCGGTACGCCGGCCCCCGGACAGCGCTCCCCGCGCCCTGCTGGGCACGAGGATGGCGATGGCGGTCCGCTGA
- a CDS encoding small ribosomal subunit Rsm22 family protein — translation MNDAVSAAEILRTALGELLDGLPPRQAGQAVERLIANYRGATPTDAPILRDRADVAAYAAYRMPATFEAVRSALEAFADAVPRWSPDSHVDVGGGTGAATWAVTSTWGGTRPVTVLDWAEPALALGREVAAANPALREARWQRARIGTALALDPTDLVTVSYVLNELAASDRAALVDTAAAAAQAVVIVEPGTPDGYARVIEARDRLIAAGFGIAAPCPHSAACPIVPGTDWCHFSARVSRSSLHRQVKGGSLPYEDEKFSYVAAARFPVSPAASRVVRRPQIRKGQVLLDLCEAEERLSRTTVTKKHGDLYKGARDADWGDAWPPAP, via the coding sequence GTGAACGACGCCGTATCCGCCGCCGAGATCCTCCGTACCGCTCTGGGGGAGCTCCTCGACGGTCTGCCGCCGCGGCAGGCCGGTCAGGCCGTCGAGCGGCTGATCGCGAACTACCGGGGCGCCACCCCGACCGACGCGCCCATCCTGCGCGACCGCGCGGACGTCGCCGCGTACGCCGCCTACCGGATGCCGGCGACCTTCGAGGCGGTCCGGTCGGCGCTGGAGGCCTTCGCGGACGCCGTGCCGCGGTGGTCGCCGGACAGCCATGTCGACGTCGGCGGCGGCACCGGCGCGGCGACCTGGGCGGTGACTTCCACCTGGGGCGGGACGCGCCCGGTGACGGTGCTCGACTGGGCGGAGCCCGCCCTGGCCCTCGGCCGGGAGGTCGCCGCCGCGAACCCGGCGCTGCGCGAGGCCCGCTGGCAGCGTGCCCGTATCGGTACGGCGCTCGCCCTGGACCCCACCGACCTGGTCACCGTCTCCTACGTCCTCAACGAGCTGGCCGCGTCCGACCGGGCCGCCCTGGTGGACACCGCCGCGGCGGCCGCGCAGGCCGTGGTGATCGTCGAGCCGGGCACCCCGGACGGCTACGCCCGGGTGATCGAGGCCCGCGACCGGCTGATCGCCGCGGGATTCGGGATCGCGGCGCCCTGTCCGCACAGCGCGGCCTGTCCCATCGTGCCCGGCACGGACTGGTGCCACTTCTCGGCGCGGGTCAGCCGCTCCTCCCTGCACCGGCAGGTCAAGGGCGGTTCGCTGCCGTACGAGGACGAGAAGTTCAGCTATGTGGCGGCCGCCCGCTTCCCCGTCTCCCCCGCCGCGTCCCGCGTGGTGCGGCGGCCGCAGATCCGCAAGGGCCAGGTGCTCCTCGACCTGTGCGAGGCCGAGGAGCGGCTGAGCCGGACGACGGTGACGAAGAAGCACGGGGACCTGTACAAGGGGGCCCGCGACGCCGACTGGGGCGACGCCTGGCCGCCGGCCCCCTGA